The following DNA comes from Musa acuminata AAA Group cultivar baxijiao chromosome BXJ1-4, Cavendish_Baxijiao_AAA, whole genome shotgun sequence.
CTACTTGCCTGCTACACCGACAGCTTAAACGGGAGAAAACCATGTCATATTGGCTTGACACTCAATTTGGGTTAGTCATCGGGGACAGAGAGAGAGGCCCGACTTCCATGCTGTTTGGTCCCAAGTTTTTGTCCAAGCTTTACAAGTTCAGCCCACCCGAGGTACGTATACACGCACCAGTCATTCTACTGATATGGCTGAACACAACACTTGAGTAATCGTAAGCTTCTCGGAAGGATCTCACGCTGGCGATGACCCTCGCGAGGCCTTCTTCTTTATTCCTCGAAGACCTGGTGTCCATGCCGCCCTTCTCCGAGTCAGGATACGGGTCGGTCGAGAAGGTCTACGTCGTGTGCGCTCAGGATGAAGGCATAAGCGAAGGGTTTCAGCGCTGGATGATCGAGAATAACCCAGTGAAAGTGGTGAAGGAGATCGAGGATGCCGACCATATGCCCATGTTCTCAACCCCGAAGCAGCTCTTCCAATGCCTGTCTGATGTTGCCGATGCCTGTGCTTGATCCTCCGGGGTTTTACTATTACAAGCCACCGAATACTGTGGCCATAGTAAATAAGATAGTTGTACGTGCGTTGCTGCTGTGATCGATGCATCATGGTTTGCTATCAGCAACGGTGTATTTGTTTCGTATATCAAATCATGGACAGCTGAGAAgacaataaaataaatagatattGTCAAAATTAGGTTTATCTTTGTTACGTTGATGTGTGCCTCATTTGTCATCTTGATGAGAATTCTTTcttatatatcttatttaattatctTTTTGCTAGATTTGTTTGAGAAATTTgtcgagtgtttttttttttctttccaatgTCTATAGACTTTGGATGACTTTTCTTCATGGCTGACTGGTGCTTGGCTTAATAAAGGTAATCACTTAGACAAATTCAATTCTTCTCTTAT
Coding sequences within:
- the LOC135672291 gene encoding salicylic acid-binding protein 2-like, with the translated sequence MEQPERKGIGGGMGEGSGNKKHIILVHGACHGSWSWHKVTTLLRSAGYRVTTPDLAASGIDERRFQDLRTFTDYTQPLLDLVASLPPGERVVLVGHSLGGMNIALAMDRFPEKIAAAVFVTAFMPDSVNPPSYVLDKLKREKTMSYWLDTQFGLVIGDRERGPTSMLFGPKFLSKLYKFSPPEDLTLAMTLARPSSLFLEDLVSMPPFSESGYGSVEKVYVVCAQDEGISEGFQRWMIENNPVKVVKEIEDADHMPMFSTPKQLFQCLSDVADACA